The sequence GCGCGAGCCGCCACACGTCGAGGTCCGGCCAGCCGCGGAAGACCGTCACCGCGAGGACCGTGAGCCCGAGGCCCTGGACCAGCGCGCCGCTCGTCACGACCCGCCCGCCCCAGCGCCGCACGAGGCGCGGCCCGGCGAGCGCCCCCGCGAAGAAGGCCACCGCCATCGGCGCCAGCGCCACTCCCGCCGCGACCGGCGACAGACGCAGCCCCTCCTGGAGGGCGATCGCCACGACGAACATGAAGCCGCCGAAGCCGACGCAGAACGGCAGGAGCAGCGGCAGCCCGTGCCGCATCGACGGCAGCCGCAGCAGGCTCGGCGGCACGAGCGGCACCCCGCCCCGGGTCTCCTTGAAGCGCTCCACGGCCACGAACCCCGCGAGCGCGAAGGGGAAGACACCGAGCAGCAGCCACGTCCACAGCGGCCAGCCCGCCGCCCTGCCCTCCGTGAGCGGGAGCAGGAGCGTCACGAGGCTCAGCGCGAGCAGCCCCGTCCCCGCCCCGTCGACCGGCGCGGGGGCCGTCGAGCGCGTCTCGGGCAGCGCGCGTCCCGCGCTCAGCAGCCCGACCACGACGACCGGCACGTTGACGAGGAAGACGGTCCGCCAGCCGAGCCCCGCCACGTCCGCCGTGACGAGGACGCCGCCGAGGATCTGGCCCGCGACCATCGACAGCCCGGCCGTCGCCCCGTACAGGCTCATCGCGCGTGCCCGGCGCGGCCCCGACGTCGTCGCCTGGATCGTGGCGAGCACCTGCGGCAGCATGAGCGCCGCCGCCGCGCCCTGCGCGACCCGCGCCACGACGAGCGTGCCCGCCCCGGGGGCGAGCCCGCACAGCAGCGAGGTGACGCCGAAGGCCGCCATGCCCCACAGGAAGAGCCTGCGGCGGCCGAAGAGATCGCCGAGCCGCCCGCCGAGCACGAGCAGCACCGCGTACGCGACGCCGTAGCCCGCGACGACGAGTTCGAGCATCGCCTCGCTCGCCCCCAGGTCGCGGCCCATGTCGGGCAGGGCGACGTTGACGATGAAGAAGTCCACGAGCGGGAGCGCCGCGCCGAGCAGCACGGAGAAGAGACCGAAGGCGCCGAGCACCGCGCCGTGCGGGTGGAGGCGGGGGCCCGGCCCTCCCGTCGCCGGGGTGGTGGGGGAGGGGAGGCCGGTTCGGGTGGACGGGGTCACGGTGGGTGTCACGCTGTCTGTCACGTCCCCCACCCTGCGGGCGCTCCCAGACGGGTACCAGAGCTTGCTTATACGGGTACCGGGCGCACCAGGCTGGGAGTGCGGAGGCCCTGGCACGGGCGCCCCGACTGCGGCACCCTTGCGGTATGCGGACGGTCGAGGGAACGAGCACCAGGACGGCGGGCGGCGGAACGGCCACGGCGAGCGGCCGAACGGCCACGGCGAGCGGTACGGCACCGGGCGGCGGCAGCGTGAGCGCCGGAGCCCCCGTCGGCGCCACCGCGAGCGCCGGGGCGCCGAAGGGCGACACCGCCGCCGAGCGGCGCCGCGAGCTGGCCGCCTTCCTGCGCAGCCGCCGCGAGCGCATCACGCCCGAGCAGGTCGGCCTCGCGCGCGGCCCCCGGCGCCGCACCCCCGGGCTGCGCCGCGAGGAGGTCGCGACCCTCGCCGCCGTCGGCGTGACCTGGTACACGTGGCTGGAGCAGGCCCGCGACATCCAGGTCTCGGCGCAGGTGCTCGACGCCGTCGCCCGCGCCCTCCTCCTCGACCCGCACGAGCGCCGCCACGTCTTCGGCCTCGCGCACGTCACGGACCCCGCCCCCGGCACCCGCTGCCCGGTCGTCACCGACGCGGTCCGCGCCATGCTCGACCAGCTCGAACCCCTCGCCGCCTGCGTGCAGAACAGCCGTTACGACATCCTCGCCCACAACCGCGTCTACGGGCTCATGCTGTGCGACCTCGAAGAGGTGGCCCCCGAGGACCGCAACTGCATGGTCCTGTCCTGCGTGAACGAGGAGTGGCGCGACTCCTTCTCCGACGGCGAGGGCTCCCTGCGCGTCATGGCCGCCAAGTTCCGCTCCGCGATGGCCGACCACCTCGACGAGCCCGCCTACCGCGCCCTGCACGCCCGCCTCATGCGCAACCCGCAGTTCCGCGCGCACTGGGAGCGGCAGGAGATCATCGACTCCACCTCGCGCACCAAGCACTTCCGCAACCGGCACGTCGGCCTGCTCACCGTCATCCACACCGACCTGTGGCTCGGCCCCTCGCACGGCCCCCGCCTCGTCACCTACACCCCGGCGGACGCGGAGACGCGGCGGCGCATGGAGCGGCTGCGCGAGATGTCGCTGGAGCGCGAGGCCCGGCGGGCGGCCGAGCGGGGCGCGGACCGGGAGGCGGACGGCACGGAGGTGTGCGCGGCGTGAGGCGTACGGGAGCGGGCGGCATCGGGCGTACGAGGGCGCGCGCGGCGTGAGGCGTACGGGGACGCGCGCCGCGTGACGTCCGCGGAGACGCCCCGGCGCGACGTGTACCGGGACGCGCGCGGCGTTTCGCCCGCTTTCACCCGTCCCGGTCGCCACACTGTGCCGGGTGAACGCGTCCCGCCGGGGCGGAGACGAGGAACCCGGTCTCCCGCACCCCTCCGAGCTCCTGCCACCCCTCGACCCCGAACAGCTCGACGTGCTCGCCGAGCTGGGCCGGCGCTGGCCGCGCCTGGCCCCGTACCGCCCCAGGACGTACGAAGCGCTGCCCGTCGACCCCGACCTCGGCGAGTTCCGCCGCGCCGAGGTGGGCCGCGGTCCCTTCGGCCGCCTCGCCCCCGTCGGTCCGCTCGCCCCGCCCCGTACCGAGGACCGCGAAGCCGAGGACACCGCCGACGGGGGCCCCGGGGGCGCCCCGACGCCCCTCCACCGCGCCCGCCGCCTCCTCCTCGGCGCCCCCCTGCGCAGCACCACGCTCGCCCACGAGAGCATGCGCAAGCTCGTCGCGCTGCCCGTGCTCGCCGCCGACGCGCTCTCCTCGGTCGCGTACGGGCCCGAGGCGCTGCTCACCGTGCTCGTGCTCGCGGGCACGGCCGGGCTCGACTGGGCGCTGCCGATCGCGGCGACGATCGCGTTCCTCATGCTCGCCGTCGGACTGTCGTACCGGCAGACGATCCGCGCCTATCCGCACGGCGGCGGCTCGTACATCGTCGCGAGCGACAACCTCGGGCGCGTGCCGGGGCTGCTCGCCGCGGGCGGGCTCCTCATCGACTACGTACTCACCGTCGCCGTATCCCTCTCGGCCGGGATCGCCGCCGTCACCTCCGCGCTGCCCGCGCTGCGCCCCGCGGTCGTGCCGCTCGGGCTCGCCGCCGTCGCGCTGCTCCTGCTCGGCAACCTGCGGGGCGTCCGGCAGGCCGGGATGATCTTCGCGGCGCCGACGTACGCCTTCCTGATCGCCGTCCTCGCCCTCGTCGTCTCCTCCCTGGCCGACGCGGCGCACCGCGACTTCGTGCCCGTGCCGCCGACGCTCCCGCACGCCACCGAGGGCGTCGGCGTCCTCCTCGTCATGCGCGCCTTCGCCTCCGGCTCGACGGCGATGACCGGGATCGAGGCCATCTCCAACGCCGTGCCCGCCTTCCGCCCCGTGCGCTGGCGCAACGCGCGCACGACCCTCACGTGGATGACCGGCCTGCTCATCGCGCTCTTCGCGGGCGTCGTCGCGAGCGCGCACTTCAGCGGCGTCGTCCCGGGCGGCGGCGAGACGGTCCTCTCGCACATGGCGCGCCTGACCTTCGGGCCGGGCTTCCTCTACGGGTACACGCAGGCGGCGACGGCCGCCGTGCTGCTCCTGGCCGCGAACACCGCGTACAACGACTGCCCGCGCGTCCTGCACCTGCTCGCGCGCGACGACCACGCCCCGCACATCTTCCAGCGCCAGGGCGACCGGCTCGCCTTCAACAACGGCATCACCGCGCTCTCGGCGACCGCCGCGCTCGTCTTCGTCGCCTTCGACGGCGAGACCGCCGCGCTCATCCCGCTCTACGCGGTCGGCGTCTTCCTCGCCTTCACGCTCTCGCAGGCGGGCATGGTCGCGCACTGGCACCGCCGCCGCACCGAGCCGCACCGCCGCAAGAACCTGCTCTTCAACGCGACGGGCTGCGTGCTCTCCGGGCTCGTCCTCGTGACGGCGGCGATCACGAAGTTCCTCGAAGGCGCCTGGGTCGCGCTCCTCGCCATCGCCGTCTTCGTCGTGCTCGCCTCCCGGGTACGGGGGCACTACGCGACGGTCCGCGCGGCGCTGCGCCTGCGCCCGCAGGCGGTGACCCACGTGGACGCGCGGCTCCCCGTGAAGGACACGGTGCCGGAGGAGACGGGCGCCCGCGAGGAGGGACCCGCCTGCCGGGGCGAGGAGGAGGAGACGCCGCAGCAGGTACGCCACCTCACCGTCGTCGCGCTCGCCGTGCTCGACCTCTCGGGCCTGCGCGCCCTCGCCTACGCGGCCTCCCTGGGCCAGCCGCTCCTCGCCCTCCACATCAGCCCCGGCGAGGCCGAGGCCGACCGCTTCCGCGACTACTGGGACCGCTGGGGCGACCACGTCCCGCTGCACGTCGTCCTCTCCCCGTACCGCGCCCTCATCGCCCCGCTCGTCCACTACATCGCGACCCTGCACGCCGAGCGCCCCGACCTCACGATCACGGTCGTCCTCCCCGAGATCGTCCCCCGCCACCCCCACCACCGCCTCCTCCACAGCCACGACGCGGCCCGCCTCCGCCGCGCCCTGCGGCCCCTCCCGAAGATCGTGATCACGGAGGTGCCGTTTCACGTGCCGTGAGGAGGCGCGGGAGGCCGCCCGCTCAGGGGCACGCGATGTCACGGTCGGGCCGCACCCCGTCGACGAGGAACGCCGTCACCGCCGCGTCCCCACAGGCGTTGCCCGTCCCCAGGTACGAGCCGTGCCCCCCGCTGTCCACGGACACGAGCCGCGCCTTGCGTCCCAGGGCCGCGCGCATGCGCAGCGCACCGGCGTAGGGCGTCGCGGGGTCGCGGAGGTTCTGCACCATGAGGATGTTCGACGGCCCCTCGTCCGTGATCCGCGCCGGCGGCTCGGCGGGCTCGTTCTTCCAGTACGAGCACGGCGTGATGTTCACGGGCATGCCCCCGGTGAGCGGGTACCGCGCGCGGTCCTCGGCGACGCCCCGGGCGTGGTCCGCGACCGAGCCGGGCCAGTCGACGTCGTTGCAGATCACGCTGATGGTGACGGCCGCGTCCTGCTGCGACATGGGCTGCGCGAGGGACGGAGGGAGAACGACCGGTCCCGCCGTCGTGGCGTCGGCGGCGCGCACGAGGCCGGCGAACTCCGGGAAGGCCGCGTCGTCGTAGAGCGCGGTCTGGAGCGCCTGGAGGAGCATGCCGCCGGTGAGCGCGAGTCCGGGGGTCGTGGTGGCGCGCGGGTGCGCGTCGAGTTCCCGGGCGAGGCCGAGCACGCGGGTACGGACCCGGGCGGGCCGCTCGGCGAGCCGCTCCGCCCCGCGCGCCGGGTCCGCCGCCCACGCGGCGAAATCCGGGAAGCGGTCCTCGGCGCCAAGCGCCATGTTCGCGAGCCAGCCGCGCTCGACGCGCGCGGGGTCCGGGTCGCCGCTGCTGTCGAGGACGACGCGGGCGGTGCGCCCGGGGTGCTTCTGGGCGTACCCGGCCGCCACGTACGTGCCGTAGGACGTCGCCCACACGGACAGCCTCGCGCTGCCGAGCGCGGCCCGGAGGCGGTCCAGGTCGCGGACCTCGTTGGCGGTCGTGAAGCTCGCGAGCACCGCCCCGCCGTTCTTCCCGCAGGCTTCGGCGGTACGGCGCGAGCGCGCCACGTTCTCCGCGATGCCGCCCCCCGCACCCGGCCAGGACCGGACCGTCGCGAGCCGCCGGTCCTCCTCGGGCAGTCCGCAAGCGGCCGTCGTGCTGCCGCCGACCCCACGCGGGTCGAAGCTCACGAGGTCGTACCGCCCGCCGGTCGCGGCCATGAGCGCGGCCCCCTTGTCCGCGAGCCGTCGCACCCCGGAACTGCCCGGCCCGCCGGGGACGACGGCGAGCGTCCCGCGTCGCGCGCCCTCGGCGCGGATACGGCTGACGGCGAGGTGGACGGTACGGCCGTGGGGGCGGGAGTAGTCGAGCGGGACGGTGAGGGTGGCGCACTCCTGGCGGGCGCTGCCGCAGGGGGACCAGGTGAGGGCGGGGGAAGAGGGGGAGGCGTGGGCGGCGGTGGGGAGGGCGGTGAGCGCGAGGGCCAGCGCGAGGGCGGGAACCAGCAGCCCCTGTGGCGACCGAAGAGCGGGGTGGGGGGCGGAGCCGCGCGAGCGGCCGGGGCGCCGGGCTTTCCGAGGAGTCGTCATACCGTGAACCCTCCTCCGCCCCGGGGCCGGGGCCCATGCGGCGGGCGCCCGACCTCGGGGTGGGGAACTCCCCCCGCTCGCAGGGAGGTTGCCCGGGGCGCGCGGGTTCCTCCCGTACGCGCCCCTAACGCTTGGCCGCCACCGGTACGCGCCCCTGGGGCTTGGCCGCGACGGGTACGCGCCCCTGGCCCTTGGCCGCGACCGGTACGCGCCCCCAGCGCTTGGCCGCCACCGGTACGCGCCCCTAGCGCTTGGCCGCCACCGGGACGTGTCCCGCCTCTTCGAGTCGTGCCGCCGCCCGCACCGCGCTCTCCTTGGCCCGCCGTCCCGAGGACACGAGGCCCAGGACCAGGACGGCCGCTCCGCACCCGGTGAGGACCCACCACGCCGGGCGCGCGGCGTCCGTGAAGGTCGCCTCGTACCGCTGCGGTGTGATGCCCGAGGCGAGGATCGCGCCGAGGAGCGCGACGCCGAGCGCCGAGCCGGTCTGGCGGCTCGTGGAGGCGACGGCGGCGGCGACCCCGGCCTGCGCGCGGGGCATCCCGGAGACGGCCGTGTTGGTGATGGGCGCGTTGACGAAGCCGAAGCCGAGGCCGAAGAGGACGAAGGCGACGACGAGGGTCACGGTGTGGGTCTGCCCGTCGAAGGCCGCGAAGAGGACCCCGCTCGCGGTCATCCCGAGCCCCGCGATCAGCAGCGGCACCCGCGTGCCGCGCGAGCCGACGAGCCGCCCGGACAGCGGCGCGCTCACGAAGGTCACGGCGGCCATCGGGAGCATCCACAGCCCGGCGTGCAGCGCGCTGTAGTGGCGGACGTTCTGGAGGTAGAGCGTCGAGAGGAAGAGGAAGCCGCCGAGCGCCGCGAAGCCGCACACGGCGATCACGGTCGCGCCGCTGAAGGGCAGGCTGCGGAAGAAGCGCGGGTCGATGAGCGGCTCGGGCCTGCGCAGCTCGTACGGGACGAGCAGGGCGACCGCGAGGACGGCGAGCACGGCGCAGCCGAGCACGAGCGGCGAGGTGAGGCCCGCGTCGGGGGCCTCGATGATGCCGAACGTGAGCGCGGCGAGGAGCACGATGACGAGGATCTGCCCGACCGGGTCGGGGCGGCGCCCGTGCGGGGCGCGCGACTCGGGCACGAACAGCGACAGGAGGATGAGCGCGGCGACGCCGATGGGGAGGTTGAGCCAGAAGATCGAGCGCCAGCCGACGGTGTCGACGAGCACCCCGCCGATGAGCGGGCCCGCCGCCATCGAGAGGCCGACGACGCCGCCCCACACGCCGATCGCGCGGGCGCGCTCGCGCGGGTCCGTGAAGGTGTTCGTGATGATCGACATCGCGACCGGGTTGAGCATCGATCCGCCGACGGCCTGCACCATGCGGAAGACGACGAGCAGCCCCAGGTTCGGGGCGATCGAGCAGAGTGCCGAACCGACCGTGAAGACGATCAGGCCGATGCGGAAGACGCGGCGGCGGCCGACGCGGTCCGCCGTCGAGCCGGAGAGCATGAGCAGCGAGGCGATGACGAGCGTGTACGCGTCGATCGTCCACTGGAGCCCCGAGACGCTCGCGTCGAACTCCTTTTGCAGGTCGGGGAGGGCGACATTGAGGACGGTGTTGTCCAGGGAGACGATCAGAAGGCTCATGCAGCAGATGGCGAGGACGGCCATGCGCCGCCGGTGACTCAGCTCGGGCATGAGCAGTATCGTAAATCATTAGTACGCTTTACTAACTAATGACCGGGCCTGTGGACAACCGGCTTGGACTCCTGCGGCGGTACGTGACAATGGAGCCATGTCCTCCGCAGTCCCCCTCGCCACCGCAGCCGACCCCGCCGCACCGACCGGGCCCACCCCGCCCCCCGCCCCGGCGGGCTCCCCCCTGGCCATCGGCCCGCACCAGGTCGCCCCACCCGTCGTGCTCGCCCCCATGGCCGGGATCACCAACGCGCCCTTCCGCACGCTGTGCCGGGAGTTCAGCGGCGGCAAGGGTCTCTTCGTGAGCGAGATGATCACGACCCGCGCCCTCGTCGAGCGCAACGAGAAGACGATGCGGCTCGTCCAGTTCGGCCCGGCCGAGACGCCCCGCTCGATCCAGCTCTACGGCGTCGACCCCGTCACGGTCGGCAAGGCGGCCCGCATGATCCGCGACGAGGACCTCGCGGACCACATCGACCTCAACTTCGGCTGCCCGGTGCCGAAGGTCACACGCAAGGGCGGCGGCTCGGCCCTCCCCTACAAGCGGCACCTGCTGCGCGCGATCCTGCGCGAGGCCGTCGCGGGCGCGGACGGCCTCCCGGTCACGATGAAGATGCGCAAGGGCATCGACGACGACCACCTCACCGC comes from Streptomyces sp. Tu6071 and encodes:
- a CDS encoding MFS transporter codes for the protein MTPSTRTGLPSPTTPATGGPGPRLHPHGAVLGAFGLFSVLLGAALPLVDFFIVNVALPDMGRDLGASEAMLELVVAGYGVAYAVLLVLGGRLGDLFGRRRLFLWGMAAFGVTSLLCGLAPGAGTLVVARVAQGAAAALMLPQVLATIQATTSGPRRARAMSLYGATAGLSMVAGQILGGVLVTADVAGLGWRTVFLVNVPVVVVGLLSAGRALPETRSTAPAPVDGAGTGLLALSLVTLLLPLTEGRAAGWPLWTWLLLGVFPFALAGFVAVERFKETRGGVPLVPPSLLRLPSMRHGLPLLLPFCVGFGGFMFVVAIALQEGLRLSPVAAGVALAPMAVAFFAGALAGPRLVRRWGGRVVTSGALVQGLGLTVLAVTVFRGWPDLDVWRLAPGMVLGGFGQSLQLPVLLRSILADVPAERAGVGGGVMSTTQQTFMSLGVATLGTLFLSLTPHLGTGDAFGTALLVQLGLVVVMAAASLRLPRQLD
- a CDS encoding helix-turn-helix transcriptional regulator is translated as MRTVEGTSTRTAGGGTATASGRTATASGTAPGGGSVSAGAPVGATASAGAPKGDTAAERRRELAAFLRSRRERITPEQVGLARGPRRRTPGLRREEVATLAAVGVTWYTWLEQARDIQVSAQVLDAVARALLLDPHERRHVFGLAHVTDPAPGTRCPVVTDAVRAMLDQLEPLAACVQNSRYDILAHNRVYGLMLCDLEEVAPEDRNCMVLSCVNEEWRDSFSDGEGSLRVMAAKFRSAMADHLDEPAYRALHARLMRNPQFRAHWERQEIIDSTSRTKHFRNRHVGLLTVIHTDLWLGPSHGPRLVTYTPADAETRRRMERLREMSLEREARRAAERGADREADGTEVCAA
- a CDS encoding APC family permease; translated protein: MNASRRGGDEEPGLPHPSELLPPLDPEQLDVLAELGRRWPRLAPYRPRTYEALPVDPDLGEFRRAEVGRGPFGRLAPVGPLAPPRTEDREAEDTADGGPGGAPTPLHRARRLLLGAPLRSTTLAHESMRKLVALPVLAADALSSVAYGPEALLTVLVLAGTAGLDWALPIAATIAFLMLAVGLSYRQTIRAYPHGGGSYIVASDNLGRVPGLLAAGGLLIDYVLTVAVSLSAGIAAVTSALPALRPAVVPLGLAAVALLLLGNLRGVRQAGMIFAAPTYAFLIAVLALVVSSLADAAHRDFVPVPPTLPHATEGVGVLLVMRAFASGSTAMTGIEAISNAVPAFRPVRWRNARTTLTWMTGLLIALFAGVVASAHFSGVVPGGGETVLSHMARLTFGPGFLYGYTQAATAAVLLLAANTAYNDCPRVLHLLARDDHAPHIFQRQGDRLAFNNGITALSATAALVFVAFDGETAALIPLYAVGVFLAFTLSQAGMVAHWHRRRTEPHRRKNLLFNATGCVLSGLVLVTAAITKFLEGAWVALLAIAVFVVLASRVRGHYATVRAALRLRPQAVTHVDARLPVKDTVPEETGAREEGPACRGEEEETPQQVRHLTVVALAVLDLSGLRALAYAASLGQPLLALHISPGEAEADRFRDYWDRWGDHVPLHVVLSPYRALIAPLVHYIATLHAERPDLTITVVLPEIVPRHPHHRLLHSHDAARLRRALRPLPKIVITEVPFHVP
- a CDS encoding alpha/beta hydrolase, whose amino-acid sequence is MTTPRKARRPGRSRGSAPHPALRSPQGLLVPALALALALTALPTAAHASPSSPALTWSPCGSARQECATLTVPLDYSRPHGRTVHLAVSRIRAEGARRGTLAVVPGGPGSSGVRRLADKGAALMAATGGRYDLVSFDPRGVGGSTTAACGLPEEDRRLATVRSWPGAGGGIAENVARSRRTAEACGKNGGAVLASFTTANEVRDLDRLRAALGSARLSVWATSYGTYVAAGYAQKHPGRTARVVLDSSGDPDPARVERGWLANMALGAEDRFPDFAAWAADPARGAERLAERPARVRTRVLGLARELDAHPRATTTPGLALTGGMLLQALQTALYDDAAFPEFAGLVRAADATTAGPVVLPPSLAQPMSQQDAAVTISVICNDVDWPGSVADHARGVAEDRARYPLTGGMPVNITPCSYWKNEPAEPPARITDEGPSNILMVQNLRDPATPYAGALRMRAALGRKARLVSVDSGGHGSYLGTGNACGDAAVTAFLVDGVRPDRDIACP
- a CDS encoding MFS transporter; protein product: MPELSHRRRMAVLAICCMSLLIVSLDNTVLNVALPDLQKEFDASVSGLQWTIDAYTLVIASLLMLSGSTADRVGRRRVFRIGLIVFTVGSALCSIAPNLGLLVVFRMVQAVGGSMLNPVAMSIITNTFTDPRERARAIGVWGGVVGLSMAAGPLIGGVLVDTVGWRSIFWLNLPIGVAALILLSLFVPESRAPHGRRPDPVGQILVIVLLAALTFGIIEAPDAGLTSPLVLGCAVLAVLAVALLVPYELRRPEPLIDPRFFRSLPFSGATVIAVCGFAALGGFLFLSTLYLQNVRHYSALHAGLWMLPMAAVTFVSAPLSGRLVGSRGTRVPLLIAGLGMTASGVLFAAFDGQTHTVTLVVAFVLFGLGFGFVNAPITNTAVSGMPRAQAGVAAAVASTSRQTGSALGVALLGAILASGITPQRYEATFTDAARPAWWVLTGCGAAVLVLGLVSSGRRAKESAVRAAARLEEAGHVPVAAKR